AATGGCTCGGCGCGGGCCGGGCCAGCCCAGCAAAGCATCAGCAGGGGCACGACCAGAGGACGCATCGGACGCTCCACAATCCCTTGGGCACCGGTCACGCCCGTCACCTGCAAGCGTAGGTGGTGCCTTGGTTTACGTCGACCGGCTAGTCGCTGACCTGGAAGGCCACCCGTGCCGTTTCACCGCTTTCGTCCAGCGCACTCAACTCGGCTTGCCCCGCGTGTTCGAAGCGCACCAGCAGGCTGCCCTGGCCATCGGTTTCGCCGAGCGGCTGGCCGTTGAGGAACCACCAGCGTCGCCCGCCACCGCCCAAGGCCGAAACATGCAACTGCAAAGGCTCAAGGCTGGTGGCCGGGCGGCGCAGGTTGTCACCCGAGCGCACACCGACGATGGCCAAGGGGGGTGCGCTGGCAGGTGCCTGCGGCGGGCAGCTTGGGTCTGCTGGCGGCAGCCGGGCTGCCCGTTGCTCCACGCGGGGCAGCCAAGGTTCAAGCGCGGCGGGCCACAATGCGACGTCACGCGGTGCGGCCCCCGGGCAGCTGCCATCCACACGCAGGCCCTTGGCATTCACCCACACGCTTTCGCGCAAGCCCAGCCCAAGGGGCTGATCGGCTGCCTGCAAGGTGGGCGGTGTGGTGCCATCGAGCGTCCAGGCAAAACGCTGGCGCCTGCAGTTGGTGTCCTGACGGCTCATGGGCTGGCCCAGGGGCCAGCAGATCGCGGCCACGCCGACGCTGTCGGGTACACGCTCGATGGGCGTGGTGATGCCGCGTTGGCTGTCGCGGTTACTCAGCAAATCGTGAACCTGCAGCATCAACGGCGCCGCAGACGCCAGGCCGAACTGCCCCGGTACCGGTGTGCCGTCCGGGCGGCCAATCCATACGCCGATCAGGTAACGCGGCCCCACGCCAATCGACCAGGCATCACGAAAGCCATAGCTGGTGCCGGTTTTCCAGGCCAGTTGCGGGCGCTGCACCAGCTCTGCGTGGGGGTCGCGATCAGGCCTGGCCTGGCCGCTGAGGATGCGACGGATGATCCAAGCAGCACCAGGCGACATCAGCCGATGCTCGACCAGTGCGTCCTGTGGCTGCAAGCGCACGCGGGCACTGTTGCCGCCCCGCGCCAATGCGGCGTAACCCCCGACCAGTTCTTCCAGGCGGCTACCCGCGCCGCCCAGAATCAGCGAGAGGTTGGGCTCTGCCAGCGGCGGCAGCACCAGCGGCATGCCGGCCATGCGCAGCTGTGCCGCAAAGCGCTTGGGGCCGTAGGCTTCCAGCAATTGCACCGCGGGCAGGTTGAGCGACAACGCCAACGCCGAGCTGGCTGACACAGGGCCGCTGAAGCCCATGGAGAAGTTGCCGGGGCGGTAGTCGCCGTAACGCCTTGGCACATCTTGCAACAGCGATTCGGAATGAATCAGGCCGTCGTCCATCGCCAGCCCATACAGAAACGGCTTGAGCGTTGACCCCGGCGAGCGCAGCGAACGCACCATGTCGACGTGGCCAAAGCGGCGCTCGTCTGCAAGGTCAATTGAACCCAGGTAGGCCCGAACCGCCATGGTCTGGGCGTCCACCACCAGCAAGGCCGCCGAGGTACGCTCGGGCAGGCGGGCGCGCCAACCCAACAGCAGGTCTTCCAGGCGGCGTTGCAATGCGGCATCGAGGGTGGTGCGGATCAGCGGCGGGCTGCCGGGGGTGTTCAGCCGGCGGGCGAGTAGCGGCGCCAGGGCGGGCTCCTGCCGAGGCGCCAGCAACAGGGGCTCTTCAAGCGCTTCCTGGATTTGCAGGGCAGGCCAGGCCTGATATTCGTTCAGCCGCTGCAGCACCTTGTCTCGGGCACGTTGGGCACGGGCGGGATGACGGTCCGGTCGCAAGCGGCTGGGCGCCTGGGGCAATACGGCCAGCAAGGCCGCTTCGGCTGGCGTCAGATGCAAGGGCGACTTGCCCAGGTACGCCCAACTGGCCGCCGCAACGCCCTGCAACGTCCCCCCGAACGGCGCACGGTTGAGGTAGATCTGCAAAATTTCGCGTTTGGGCAGGTGCCACTCCAGCTGCGCCGTGCGCCACAGTTGCCGAAGCTTGCCGGCGAGCGTGCGGTCATGCGGGTCGAGCAAACGCGCCACCTGCATCGACAGCGTGCTGCCGCCCGACACCACACGCCCATCGCGCAGGTTCAGCCACGCCGCCCGCGCCAACGCCAGCGGGTTGACCCCCGGGTGCTGGTAGAACCAGCGGTCCTCGTAGGCCAGCAATGCCTGCAAATAAAGTGGCGACACCTCTTCAGGGCTGACCGGGTAGCGCCAAACGCCATCGGCATCGGCAAAGCGCCACAGCGGCGTGCCGTCTTCGGCCAGCACCACCCGCGCCAAGTCGTCGGTGGGCATGGGCAAAGGCCAGATGCGATCAGCCAGCCACAGCAGGCCGATCATCACCAAACCCGCAAAGGCCACCCTGCCCAATACCTTGCGCACACGCGCTAAGCTTGGCATCGGGAACCGACCTGGCCAGGTAGTGGCCAAAGGCTTGGGAACGGCGCGTTCGCCAATTCGCTCATCAGGAAGCAACTATGCATGTAGAAGGTTTTTTCGAGTGGCTTGGCCAGGCGCTGGGGTCGCTGATCCGCTTCATCGTCGACGCCTTGAGCGGTTTGTTCAACCTGCTGGCCAATGCCGGGGGCAATTTCATTGATGGCCTGGCCCGCACGCTGGGCATGGATACCTCACTCATCAGCATACTTGCCTTGATCGTCGGCCTGATGCTGCTGTACTCGGCAATCCGCGCCTTCATGCGGGCCTCGATCATTCTCGGGATCATCTGGCTGGTGCTGGGGTTGTGGGTGATGAGTTGGGTGATTCACTGACTCAAGACCTTACACAACCCCAGTAGGAGCGGATTTATCCGCGATCACCGGCAAAGCCGGTGCCATCAATCGCGTCGGCTGCATCGCGGATGAATCCGCTCCTACACAAACGGTACCAACCCGGGACTTAGCGGGCTTTTACCGTCAACTCCCCTTGCCCATCCCCCACCGCCTGCAGGTTTGGCCGGTACATCGACTCCACCTGCGGCGGCGGCACCCGGTAAGTGCCCGGCGTCACTGCCCGTGCCAGGTACAGAAGGTGCGTGGTGCCGTAGCCATCAAGCTTCAGCGCTGCCACGTAGCGATCATCGCGGTATTCCTGATGCACCACACTGGCATTCTGCATCGACTCGCGCCACTGCTTCACCGCACTGCTGGCGTTGTCGAGGCTGGCGGCGCTTTGTGCGAGGTTCTGGTTCTCCAGTTCAAGGCCCGCCGGCAACAGGTCGACCACCAGTGCATCCGGCACAGCGTCTTGCGCCTTGACCGCCAGGTGCACCAACACCAGTGCACCACTGCGAAGGTTGTGCAGGTCCAGCGGCTCACCGTTCATGCCCAGGTACTCACGGCGGATTTCCATGCCATTGCCACCAGCAGCCGGGGCTTGGCGTGGGTAGCCGGAGAGGGTCAGTTGCTGATAGACCGTTTCAGTGCCTTGGTTGTGCACGGTCAGCGGCGACGCCAACAGCGGCCCCTCGAGCTTCATGCCAGACTCGGCATTGTCGAACTCGCGCACATCACCCGCGCTGTCCAGCCGTGCCTTCCAAGGTGCTTCGGGCTTGCCAAGCAAGCCGCGACCGGCCAGATACAGGGCGTTGCGTTCCTGAGTCGACAACCAGCGGTTGGCCGCCAGTTCGTCCGACAGGGCGAACAGGCGCTGATCCACCTGATTGCTGGCCAGGTTGCTCTCCTGCAGCAGTGCCAGAATCAACGCCTGATCACGCAGGCTGCTGCCGTAATCGGCCATCCAGCCCTTGCTGCGGCTGATACCCAGGCCCGCTTGCAGCGCCTGCTGCGAACGCGGTTTGTCCCCCATCTTGTCCAAGGCCACGGCCAACTGCACGAGCGGCAACCCGGAGCGTGCATCGGCGCGGCGCTCGAACAGGCTGCGCAAGGCGCCGAGGGGCGCTTGCTGACTGCGCGACAGCACCAGCGCAGCGTAGGCCTGCACGGCAAAGCGTGTGTGTTCGGCGTTGTCGCTGTAGTCGACTTCGATCAGGTTGCGCTCCTGCAGGTAACGCAGCAGCCGCTCGTTGGCCTTCTTCAGTGCCTCGGCGGGCACGCCATAACCTTGGTCGCGGGCGCGCAGCAGGAAGTCGGTGACATAGGCCGTCAGCCAGTATTCCTCTTCGCTGTCGGAACTCCACAGGCCAAAGCTGCCGTTGTAACGCTGCATGCCCAGCAGGTGCTCGATGCCCATCTCGATCTTGCGTTTGCGCACCTCGGCAGGTTCGCCCTTGATGCCAAGGCGCTTGAGGCTTTCGGCATCAGCGTACAGCGAGGGGTACAGGCCACTGGTGGTCTGCTCAAGGCAACCGTAAGGGTAGGCTTCCAGAGCGCGAATCTGCTCGGCCAGGTTCAGCGGCGGGCGGCTCGACAACGCCAGGCTCGCTTCCAGGCCAGCCGGCTCAAAGGCGGCCAGTTCTGCCTCTGGCAGCGTCCACGGCTGGTCCTTCAGGGCCACGCGGTAATGCTTGAGCATCGCCGGGTAGGCCGGGCGTACGCCCAGTGTCCACTCGCGCTCGAAAGCGTTTACCGCTTCACCCGGCAACTGCAGGCCGTTGACCCGCACATGCACTTTGCCTTGGCCCAGGCCGCCTTGGGCCTGTACCGGGATCATCAATGTCGTGCGCTGGCCTTCGGCAAGGGTGACACTCTGCTGAGCATTGGCGGCCAGGCTCAACTGGCCGTCAGTGGTGACTTCAACAGTCAGTTGCTGTGCCCTGCCCGAGAGATTGGCCAGGTCCAGCGCCAGGCTGGTGCGGTCACCGCCCGCCAGGAAGCGTGGCGCCGACAGTTCGGCGATCAAGGGCGCGGCGACCACAGTCTTGCCTTCGGCCATGCCAAAGTGCTCGTCAGTCCAGGCCTGGGCCATCAGGCGCAGTTCGCCGTTGAAGTCGGGGATGTCTACCGTCGCCTGGCCCTCGCCTTGTTCATTCAGCGTCACCGGCAGGCTCTGCTGGGCGACGATGGTCACCGTGGTGTTCGGGCGCTTGCCGCCCTTGGCCATTGCAGCATCACCACCAAAGGCAAGGCTGGCCAGGCGCCCCTGCCCGGCTTCGATCAACTGGCCGTAGATGTCCAGCTGGTCAGCACCGTAAGCCTTGCGGCCGAACAGGCTGGCAAACGGGTCGGGGGTTTTGAAATCAGTGATGTTGAGGATGCCCACGTCCACCGCTGACAGCAGCACATGCACCTGTTTCGGCACACTGCCATCGGCATTGGCTGCCTTGATGTTGACCGTCAGCGGTTGCTTGGGGCGCATCTTCTCGGGGGCCTGAAGGCTCACCGCAAGCTTGCGCTCGGCGCGCGCCAGCGGCAGGTGCAACACGCCGACAGCACGCTTGGGCGTGGCGTTGGCCTTGCGCTCACCCGGGCGGATCACCAAGGCGCTGATGTACAGGTCGTGCCGCGCCCATTGCTTGTCCAGTTGCACATCGAACGTTTTGCCCTCGGCAGGCACCTCGATTTCCTGCCACCACAGCGGGCCATCACTGGATTCGATCATCAGGTAGCCACTGCCGGCAGCTGGCGGGGTAACCGTGACCTTGGCCATCGCGCCGTCGCTGTAAGCCGGTTTGTCCAGCGCCAGCTTCACCTGGTCGGGCCGCACGGCGCCGCCTTCGGCGTTGTCCTGGGCGCGGTAGCCAGCCCAGAAGCGCTCGCTCGACACCAGGCCGGTTTGCGGGTCTTCCACCTCGACCCGGTATGGCCCCCACTCCACCTGGAAGGTCAGTTTGGCCGTGGAGCCGGCCTTCACACTGACGGTTTCTTCACTTTGGGTAAGGAATTTCTCGTTGTAGTTGTAGCTCCAGCCATCGCTCTGCGAGTAGTTCCAGTAGTAGTCGCGGCGCTCGCGGATCAGGCGCACCTTCAAGCCATCGGCGGCAAGCTTGTTGCCCTCGCGGTCGGCCACCAGAAACTCGAATTCAACAGGGCCATCACTGTCGGTTTCCTCGCCATCGAACAGGCCACGCAAGCCCGGCAGACGCTCGCCGGGCCAGATCGGTTGCTCAAGGCGACGGGTGATGGGCCGGCCGCCAGACTCCTGCAGGCTGGCTTGCACGGTCAACTGCAGCGGCGACCGGGCTTCGGCCCAGCGGCTTTCGATATCGACTACGGCCTTGCCGGCCTGGTCGAGGGTGACTTCGTCCAGTTCCAGGTCCTGGTTCAACTCCGTTTCGGTGACCGAGCCAAACTGGTAGCCCGGCAAGCCCGGTACCGCCTCGCGGAGCGGGCGCACGTAGGCTTGGCCGCTCAGGCGATTGCCAGCTGCCGGGGCGCCATACAGGTAACGGCCGTTGACCTGGATACGGGCATCTTCTTCAGGCGACAGCGGCGTTGGGCTGCCTTTGAGCTCCAGCGCCAGGCGTTCGGGGAGGAAGTCTTCTACCAGAAACTCGTAAACCTGCTTGCGACCACCGCCCAGGTCGAGCAGCAGTTGCCAGCGGCCAGTCGGCGCCTCGCTGGCCAGTTGCAGCTGGTATTGGTACAGGCCGTTGGTGTCTGCCTCCCAGACGAATTTGCGGCTCACCTGTTCGTCGGGGCGACGTACTTCCACGCTTACAGGTTGCGCCTTGACCGGCTTGCCATCCTGATCACGCAGCAGGCCATTAAGCAGCACGGTCTCGCCCGGGCGGTAGAGGTCACGCGGGCCGAAGATGAAGAACTGCAGCGGGTTGGCTTGGGGGCCGGTGATGTCGAACTCGGCCAGGTCCAGCGCGGCGGTGTTCAGCCGCAACAATGTGGTGTGCACACCTTGCGTGGCAATCAGGGTATCGGCTTTGGCGGTGATGGGCAGTTGGGCATGGCCTTGGCCATCAGTCTTGGCCTGGGCCAATAGTTTGCCTTTGTCATCGTGCAGTTCGAGGTTCACGTCCTTGAGTGCCTTGCCGCCCTCAAGGGCCTGGGCGAATACGTCCAGACGGTCGCGGTAACGGTGGGCAGACACACCAATGTCGCTGAGGGTGAACAGCGTGGCGGGTTGCGAGTAGTCGTAGGTGCCCGAGGCGCGCATCACGGCCAGGTAAACGCCCGGGTCCTGCAGCGGCTTGATAGCGGCGATGGGCAACAGCACGGTCTCGCGGGTGTTACGCGCCGGGTTGAGGTCGAAGCGGCCACTGTAGATCAGGTCGGCCAGGGCCAAGGTTTCCTTGGACTGGTAGTAGTACAGGCTGCTGTTGCGCCCCCAGTTGACCAGGAAGGTGGAAAGCATTTCCGGTTTCACCCGGAAGAACTCCACATCGACCTTGTCGACGTTCAGCGCGATCACCGGCAGGCCCTCGGCCAGGCGTGTCGGCAGCAGCGAACCAC
The genomic region above belongs to Pseudomonas sp. PSKL.D1 and contains:
- the pbpC gene encoding peptidoglycan glycosyltransferase PbpC (penicillin-binding protein 1C), whose amino-acid sequence is MPSLARVRKVLGRVAFAGLVMIGLLWLADRIWPLPMPTDDLARVVLAEDGTPLWRFADADGVWRYPVSPEEVSPLYLQALLAYEDRWFYQHPGVNPLALARAAWLNLRDGRVVSGGSTLSMQVARLLDPHDRTLAGKLRQLWRTAQLEWHLPKREILQIYLNRAPFGGTLQGVAAASWAYLGKSPLHLTPAEAALLAVLPQAPSRLRPDRHPARAQRARDKVLQRLNEYQAWPALQIQEALEEPLLLAPRQEPALAPLLARRLNTPGSPPLIRTTLDAALQRRLEDLLLGWRARLPERTSAALLVVDAQTMAVRAYLGSIDLADERRFGHVDMVRSLRSPGSTLKPFLYGLAMDDGLIHSESLLQDVPRRYGDYRPGNFSMGFSGPVSASSALALSLNLPAVQLLEAYGPKRFAAQLRMAGMPLVLPPLAEPNLSLILGGAGSRLEELVGGYAALARGGNSARVRLQPQDALVEHRLMSPGAAWIIRRILSGQARPDRDPHAELVQRPQLAWKTGTSYGFRDAWSIGVGPRYLIGVWIGRPDGTPVPGQFGLASAAPLMLQVHDLLSNRDSQRGITTPIERVPDSVGVAAICWPLGQPMSRQDTNCRRQRFAWTLDGTTPPTLQAADQPLGLGLRESVWVNAKGLRVDGSCPGAAPRDVALWPAALEPWLPRVEQRAARLPPADPSCPPQAPASAPPLAIVGVRSGDNLRRPATSLEPLQLHVSALGGGGRRWWFLNGQPLGETDGQGSLLVRFEHAGQAELSALDESGETARVAFQVSD
- a CDS encoding alpha-2-macroglobulin family protein; protein product: MFNKGLLLACALALLSACDSSTPDKPVPAEKPAASAAVEAPAPKREDAAALAKRYEGRELSVLDVSEVQLDGASTLSISFSAPLDAQQDFANKLHLVDTVKGKVDGAWELSDNQMELRLRHLEPQRKLVLTVDKGLLAVNGKQLESESVTRLETRDMQPTVGFASRGSLLPTRLAEGLPVIALNVDKVDVEFFRVKPEMLSTFLVNWGRNSSLYYYQSKETLALADLIYSGRFDLNPARNTRETVLLPIAAIKPLQDPGVYLAVMRASGTYDYSQPATLFTLSDIGVSAHRYRDRLDVFAQALEGGKALKDVNLELHDDKGKLLAQAKTDGQGHAQLPITAKADTLIATQGVHTTLLRLNTAALDLAEFDITGPQANPLQFFIFGPRDLYRPGETVLLNGLLRDQDGKPVKAQPVSVEVRRPDEQVSRKFVWEADTNGLYQYQLQLASEAPTGRWQLLLDLGGGRKQVYEFLVEDFLPERLALELKGSPTPLSPEEDARIQVNGRYLYGAPAAGNRLSGQAYVRPLREAVPGLPGYQFGSVTETELNQDLELDEVTLDQAGKAVVDIESRWAEARSPLQLTVQASLQESGGRPITRRLEQPIWPGERLPGLRGLFDGEETDSDGPVEFEFLVADREGNKLAADGLKVRLIRERRDYYWNYSQSDGWSYNYNEKFLTQSEETVSVKAGSTAKLTFQVEWGPYRVEVEDPQTGLVSSERFWAGYRAQDNAEGGAVRPDQVKLALDKPAYSDGAMAKVTVTPPAAGSGYLMIESSDGPLWWQEIEVPAEGKTFDVQLDKQWARHDLYISALVIRPGERKANATPKRAVGVLHLPLARAERKLAVSLQAPEKMRPKQPLTVNIKAANADGSVPKQVHVLLSAVDVGILNITDFKTPDPFASLFGRKAYGADQLDIYGQLIEAGQGRLASLAFGGDAAMAKGGKRPNTTVTIVAQQSLPVTLNEQGEGQATVDIPDFNGELRLMAQAWTDEHFGMAEGKTVVAAPLIAELSAPRFLAGGDRTSLALDLANLSGRAQQLTVEVTTDGQLSLAANAQQSVTLAEGQRTTLMIPVQAQGGLGQGKVHVRVNGLQLPGEAVNAFEREWTLGVRPAYPAMLKHYRVALKDQPWTLPEAELAAFEPAGLEASLALSSRPPLNLAEQIRALEAYPYGCLEQTTSGLYPSLYADAESLKRLGIKGEPAEVRKRKIEMGIEHLLGMQRYNGSFGLWSSDSEEEYWLTAYVTDFLLRARDQGYGVPAEALKKANERLLRYLQERNLIEVDYSDNAEHTRFAVQAYAALVLSRSQQAPLGALRSLFERRADARSGLPLVQLAVALDKMGDKPRSQQALQAGLGISRSKGWMADYGSSLRDQALILALLQESNLASNQVDQRLFALSDELAANRWLSTQERNALYLAGRGLLGKPEAPWKARLDSAGDVREFDNAESGMKLEGPLLASPLTVHNQGTETVYQQLTLSGYPRQAPAAGGNGMEIRREYLGMNGEPLDLHNLRSGALVLVHLAVKAQDAVPDALVVDLLPAGLELENQNLAQSAASLDNASSAVKQWRESMQNASVVHQEYRDDRYVAALKLDGYGTTHLLYLARAVTPGTYRVPPPQVESMYRPNLQAVGDGQGELTVKAR